The Juglans regia cultivar Chandler chromosome 10, Walnut 2.0, whole genome shotgun sequence genome includes the window GTGATTCAGTAGTAAAACTTCcatgaatctaatttttttcctttttattcctggtaaaaaagaaagagtagtTGTAAGAGTTGTCTTAGTAAATACCTTTGTCGTGAGTTCCTCATCATTGAATGAAACCTACATCAAACTCTAGAAATTAGACATCCAATAAAGCAAGCAAAGAGATAGAATGGGGCGTGTGTTTGGGGCCGGCgggggggaagagagagagagagagaggaagcgagagagagagccatACTCCTGTGCTAACTACAAGAAAAGTGGTGAGCAAAAAGAGCATAGCTTTCAAAGCCATCGAACAGGAGGAGAAAGAAGCTAATAGAATTGGAAAGCAAGTCACTCAAATGTGGCTTCAAGGCCGAACCATCTCTGGTATAAATAGAGCTCAAACTGTGTGCCATCTTCACCAGAACACTGAGACACAACTTATGGCTTAATGTCAGAAACTtaattggtatttttttccttttcattttggTGGAAATTGCTAGTCCAGAAATCAGACTTAAGTCAAGATTTCCACCCAACCCACGTGCCCCAGGGTCTGTCTGCTAAACTAGTATATCTATTTCTCATCAGAGTGTGTGCGCCAAAACAAGATACAAAATGACGTGTCCCAATCACAACAAAACCTGTCATTCTTCGGACCCCATTATCACTTGGGAACTTAATATTATATCTAAGTTGGTGTAATCAGATTTCATTGCGTGAAACCCTTAAAAGCTTGATGACACTGATAAAACTGGATTGAAGGTATTAAAGTGGCTCCCCTTTTTGCATCACTCTGctgagagaaaaataatgtcTGAGCAGCCAGCAGGGTATGAGTGATTTCTGGGCTAATCTGGTCCACCTATCAACATACATTGATGAAAAGAAGTAGTACTAACATTATTGTTCATATCCATGGGCCAGGATCTCTGTATGCGTGTCTTGTTTGTATATGTGAATCCAGAGTAAATGTTGTGTGCAAAGATCAGAGATTGCAGAAAAATATTAACCATTGCTTGAACCTTGGCTCCTGTAACCTTCTCAAAGTGGATCAAATACTTTGAAAGGAACCAAATGCTAGGAAAATCCAAATACTTGGGACAAGCTGAAGAAGATCCCTGAATAGAAAGAAAGATGTGATAAGTGCCAGACCTAAAAAAGGGTAAACCACTTCTGGAAAAGGGCTCTGAAAAAAAGGAGAGTAAAATGGCGTCGCCCGGGTTCGAACCGGAGACCTTCAGTGTGTTAGACTGACGTGATAACCAACTACACCACGACACCTCTTTGGTAATAAGCCACTATACTTATTTCAAGTGAATAATTTATCTTAAGGGCAAATGGTTTTTCAGAGCTGAAGTCGGACCCAAAACAATTATCTGCCTTGACTAATTATGGGCCAAACTGAGTACTGCATAATAGTTGCAACTTGCAATATCCTTttatctttgttattttcatatttaaccACAATTCCAAGAGGATCCCTACCAACCAGAGCTGTAGTTTGCTCAGTCCCATTTGGATTAAgagataatttcaattcatttcatctcatctcatctaatcattataattttttaaaatttttacataaaatataataaataattcaactttttcaaattacaaaataataataatattaaacaataatattataacactattttatttaacttttaacttttatctcaattcatctcatctcaactcagtatTCAAACCTCACCAAAAAGCTACTTATTTATGACGACCTTTCATCTGATTTGCAATCCGCTTTGTAGGCAGAAAATTCATTTGTCCtaaatattgtttaaagaaAAGTCCCTATTTCCACCTATCATGATTTGAAGATCTTTTAGCCTAGTTTGGATGTTGGGCTGAGTTTaaatgttgagctgagttgagtggaattttctgtgaatagtagtgagttgagatgatgaagtgAATTTTATGAGGTCcacttaagatgaatttaagatgtgtttgaatgttaagataaatttagatatgtttgaatattaagatgaatttagatatatttatggataGTTAAAAAAGTTTATGGGTCCCgcatgtaaagaggtgttgagttgaaaaaaattgtgagtccTACGTGTAAAAacgttttgagttgagataagtttaatgatttgaaaattgagtgtttagatattagaagATGTCTAAATCTGAACCAACTCAAGGAATTTCCAATATATTGCAGTTGGGCATTCATGCCTGTTCAGAAAGCTGTCGGTGCTCAACTAGAAGATCGACCCCAGCCAGTACTACTACGTTAGGCACCATTAATCCAGTTATACAAGGTTTTAGCACCTATAGAAAAGGACATATTTTACTAGTCTCGTATTGTGATACACGATAACGCAATAGATATAAATGAAGAAGACACAATGTCCATTGCAGCagtataatttgtataaatgaGAAACAGTTTAGTTCCCAAACATATCCTAATTTCTTGTTTGAAAAACAATGGTCCTGAGTTCTCTTATGCAGGAACTAGTCCAAGACTAATCTATGGACAGTTCGAAGCTATCTTCCTCGGATCATCCTTCTACGTCATATACCTTCCCCTTCCTCTTATCATGATCTCTTTCAGACTCTCACCCTCTTTCTAGACCTTCGGTATCTGTCCAATTAACCAACTAGTTTATTGCCTTTCGCATCCTAAAAGCTTTTCTTTATTCAAGAAAGCCAACAAATTTCTTGTGAAGGCCTGAAAAGGAGTCACcacttttgtaaaaaaagttaACTATATGGGTGGGGATGATGATTAAGCTAGCTTCTGTTAAATGAACCCAATTATGTAATTGATTTATTGACCTTCTTTAATAAACAAAGCCCGTAGATTTCTTGTGGAGACCcaacaaaaagagaaatatcTCAGTAGTCCAAAGTCACATGACTTGGGAGTATGCTTTGAACTGCCTACTTCGTATTAGCAAGGTCGTTCTCATTTTTCGAACATCCACAACGTATTAGTTCGTTTTCTACTAATGATCCCAATTGCAGTTGTTAATGTTTCAGAACTGGAAATGCTcgatcaaacaaaatatatgggAATTTCCATTATTGACTCTTCAATATTATCAGTAATACAACTTGTCTACTCCATTTCAGCTGAGCTGCTCACCAATTAAATCCAAGCCCACGACTAGGAAAGACAACCCTTGGAAcagcaagaaataaaaatgaactccATGTGCCGATAAGAGGCTTCTGGCTGATGCAGTGAGTAGAAGAAAAGCAAGCGCAAGTTCCTTCCTGAAGAGCTTGTTTCTCTTCTTCACAGCAGGGACTTCCTGCTCCTTAAGTTTACTCAACAGTTCTAAACCAGACTCAGAATGCCTCCTAAGGATCTTCTCTTCACCCAAGGACTTCGATTCCCTCTCGGCAAATGCCAATAAATCTGATTCAGATGATCTACCTGTCTTCTTGGTCACTACCCACTCATATGCGCTTCCCAGCTGAAACAGCCCAGAGATCATGGCATTGAATTTTGTAACAGACATTGTGTTCTCAAACAGTAGGTATGGAACCAAGAAAGGGAAAGATTTGGGTGATGGGAGAATGTTCAAAAGAGACATGAAAATGGGGACATAACAGATAACCCAAATAGGTAGTTCTGTCTCAGGTATGAACATGGTCAATGGAAGTATGATACAGAATAATGTGAATGAGTAGAAGGGAAGAATAAGTTTCcttagaagaaagaagagaaatatcAAGTTGGCTTTCTTCCACATCGATATCTGTACAAAGAgatccaaaataaattaatgttgttAACAATCTCTGCTTTAAAAAAAGGAAGTAAACGGACTAAAAGAATCGAGGAAAGAACCTTAGAAGTTAAGATGGCAGGAAGGCACAAGCGGAAGAGCTGCATGGGACCCGAGTGCCAGCGATGCTGCTGCTTCTTATAAGCTTCATAAGACTCCGGCAATTCACAAAGCACTTTGACATCATTAAGGAAGATGAATTTCCATCCATTCAAGTGCGCTCGAACCGCAATGTCCATATCCTCCACTGTGGTTCTCTCCAGCCAACCTCCTGATTCCTCCAAAGCCTTGATTCTCCAAACACCTGCCGTTCCGTTGAAtccaaagaaattaagaaaaacgcCATTCACCTGCTGTTCCACCTCAAAATGGAAGCAGAGGTTCACGTTTTGGAGCCTTGTAAGCAAGTTCTCATCCTTATTCACGAATGACCAGCGAGCCTGGACAAGACCTAGCTCAGGATTTCCCTGTAAAAATCACATCATCCATAGAATGAATTTTCGAAccaaaagaaaatcttttatttttcttatttggcTCCTATTACCTTGAAGTGAGGAATTGTCAGTTTAAGGAAATCAGGATTGGGCTGGAAATCTGCATCAAATATTGTAACGAATTCATAATCTTTGACGTAGTCACAGGCCATGGCTGATTTTAGATTGCCGGCTTTGTAGCCTGTTCTGATTAGTCTATGTCTGTAGACTATGTTGATCCCTTTCTCGTGCCAAAAGGAGACTTCATCTTTGATCAGAAGCTGTAGATTTCCATCATCTGAATCGTCTAGGACTTGAATTAAAATTCGGTCCCTTGGCCAATCTAGTTCACAGGCAGCAGCAATTGATTGCGCATACACCTAAATCAAACATCACATTTCAGCACCAGACCAAGAAACAGAGTTCAAGCAAGCAATAAAAATTGACAAAGAATTGATTGGGTCATGAATTTGATTGTAagataaataaacaacaaaataaaataaacaaacacaaagcGGAAAGAGAAAGGAAGTTAGTTCTGTGATGTTACCTCTCTCTCATTGCACATGGGGATCTGAACAAGGACCATTGGGAAACTTGAAGAATCCTCAATGTCATAAATTTCTCCCTCAATCGTGGGTTTCAACTTCTTGTACTTGATCCAGAAACACCCGAGACATAGAACTAGTCGATCGAGAGACTGAATCAAGAATAGAACAACGCAGAATTTAGAAAGGAATATCACAAAGGGAGCAATATAGTTGGTTCTAAAAGACAGCCACGCCATATAGATCGACTGCACAAGACCCTGAACCTCCCGAGACTGTATCATTTGCAAATTCCATTTCTTAAAATGTGCAACGACTTCTAACACCAAAGCTAGAATTGAAATAAGTAGAAAAGCTTTGATAAATCTGTACAATCTTCCCCTGCTTTTGGGTTCTTCCTCACTTAAATCGGACAAGGCAATGCGTTTCTTGACTGAAACAAAGATGGCTCTGGAAGCCATGGCCAGCCATGAAAGACTTGTCAGAACTCTATGAGCTTTGAGAAGAAGAACCCATGTAAATTGTTTGGGACTTACAGCCTTCTCCTTATCCGGAAACAAGGATGAATCCGAATCATTGACCTTCGGTAAAGAGAAGTTGCTTGGCTTCTCAACTGTGACCACAACAGAGTCTGGTACCATTTCTTTTCCACAGAATTCAAGTTCACAAGATAGAAAGTGGAAAAGGATTCGCTTACCAGAgcaagattttgaaaaagaaagagatgtgAATGAACACAGAATTCAGTTATGAGGCGGGCATGAAGTTATAGAAGAGGAAGTAGGTAGGAGAAGAAAACCATGAAAATTGtcaaattttatatgatttattccGAAATCTCGATCTTTGAAATCAGAATCGAAAATGAATCCCAGATTTCAGAGGGTGTTGAACATGAAGTTTGACCAATGATTTCTCAGGTCAGAGCATGATgcaatcgagagagagagagaacatgtgCCCAGTCTCCGCTTAGCTTCAGCGAACTCCAAGTAAGGAAGTACAACGCACTACATTTGTTTTATCTGAGACTGAGTGGCAAGAGTCATATAATTCTAAAACTGAAGAACCAGTGAGCAGGTACCATCAAAACCAACCAACTGGCAATGTTACCTGTGCATGATAGGCTGAAAAGACTAGAGGAATAGGGTTCGAGCTCAACCTAAATTTCCAGCTTGGGTTAGTCATCAAATTGGCAGCGACAACTATGTACAGCCAGGCTGCAGATCTACCCTCCCCACATGTATAAAGGTTCTTCCAGTCTGCTGATTTGGACACTTTGAATTA containing:
- the LOC108997144 gene encoding xyloglucan glycosyltransferase 4-like, producing MVPDSVVVTVEKPSNFSLPKVNDSDSSLFPDKEKAVSPKQFTWVLLLKAHRVLTSLSWLAMASRAIFVSVKKRIALSDLSEEEPKSRGRLYRFIKAFLLISILALVLEVVAHFKKWNLQMIQSREVQGLVQSIYMAWLSFRTNYIAPFVIFLSKFCVVLFLIQSLDRLVLCLGCFWIKYKKLKPTIEGEIYDIEDSSSFPMVLVQIPMCNEREVYAQSIAAACELDWPRDRILIQVLDDSDDGNLQLLIKDEVSFWHEKGINIVYRHRLIRTGYKAGNLKSAMACDYVKDYEFVTIFDADFQPNPDFLKLTIPHFKGNPELGLVQARWSFVNKDENLLTRLQNVNLCFHFEVEQQVNGVFLNFFGFNGTAGVWRIKALEESGGWLERTTVEDMDIAVRAHLNGWKFIFLNDVKVLCELPESYEAYKKQQHRWHSGPMQLFRLCLPAILTSKISMWKKANLIFLFFLLRKLILPFYSFTLFCIILPLTMFIPETELPIWVICYVPIFMSLLNILPSPKSFPFLVPYLLFENTMSVTKFNAMISGLFQLGSAYEWVVTKKTGRSSESDLLAFAERESKSLGEEKILRRHSESGLELLSKLKEQEVPAVKKRNKLFRKELALAFLLLTASARSLLSAHGVHFYFLLFQGLSFLVVGLDLIGEQLS